One window of the Anguilla rostrata isolate EN2019 chromosome 13, ASM1855537v3, whole genome shotgun sequence genome contains the following:
- the LOC135237933 gene encoding DNA (cytosine-5)-methyltransferase 3B-like isoform X2 encodes MPDNKYSPSAIMAESDKMTATAVVVSDAVPVEGLGLSESEGHLERTKRNSPLTAAEPPSTPSPKQGQDHVPTDMSVSRRSSRRKRARKSPEREGNWDSYNQNHARISPSPPSVELLEQDSKDSIPSLDSPHSLDSSSSCSSSPTETASQPEYKDSKGFGVGELVWGKIKGFSWWPGIVVTWRVTGKRQATPGMRWLQWFGDGKFSEVSADKLYCITAFPKYFSQASYTRLASYRRAVFQALEMAGRRAGQVFPAGEQDSPEEQVKPMLEWAQSGFLPKGPEGVKPTTHNTENGSLGSQVLGAGLSEYFPPPKRQKPSLGGAKAGSEEVCSREQMVREVLKGDRSIEEFCLSCGRTPVETFHPLFEGGLCQACKDVYLETSYMYDDDGYQSYCTVCCGGREVLLCGNANCCRCFCVDCLDVLVGLGCSEQARALDPWRCYMCQPPQRYGALARRHDWTLKLQEFFISDNGQEFESAKIYPAVPAEQRRPIRVLSLFDGIATGYLVLKDLGFRVEVYIASEVCEDSISVGVVRHEGRIKYVHDVRNITRKDIADWGPFDLVIGGSPCNDLSIVNPARKGLFEGTGRLFFEFYRLLNASKPREGEGRPFFWLFENVVAMGVSDKRDISRFLECNPVMIDAIEVSAAHRARYFWGNLPGMNRPLCPSGTDKLQLQDCLEHGRVAKFEKVRTITTRSNSIKQGKDQHFPVIMNSKEDILWCTEMERIFGFPVHYTDVSNMGRGARQKLLGRSWSVPVIRHLFAPLKDYFACE; translated from the exons ATGCCTGACAACAAGTACTCCCCCTCCGCCATCATGGCTGAGAGTGACAAGATGACGGCCACG GCTGTAGTGGTCAGTGACGCAGTGCCAGTGGAGGGTCTGGGCCTGTCAGAGTCAGAGGGGCATCTGGAGAGAACCAAGAGGAACAGCCCCCTTACTGCAGCTGAGCCCCCTTCTACACCCAGCCCCAAACAGGGTCAGGACCACGTGCCTACAG acatgAGTGTGAGTCGGCGTTCCAGCAGAAGGAAGAGAGCCAGGAAAagcccagagagggaggggaactgGGATTCCTACAATCAG AATCATGCCAGGattagcccctcccctccctctgtggagctgctggagcaggACTCAAAGGACTCCATTCCCAGCCTTGACTCCCCCCATAGTCTTGACTCTtcatcctcctgctcctcctccccgaCAGAGACTGCTAGCCAGCCGGAGTACAAG GACAGTAAAGGCTTTGGCGTGGGAGAGCTGGTGTGGGGGAAGATCAAAGGCTTCTCCTGGTGGCCAGGCATAGTAGTGACCTGGCGCGTCACCGGCAAGAGGCAGGCCACGCCCGGCATGCGCTGGCTGCAGTGGTTTGGAGACGGCAAGTTctcagag GTCTCTGCTGATAAGCTGTACTGCATCACTGCATTCCCCAAGTACTTCAGCCAGGCCTCCTACACCAGACTGGCATCCTACCGCAGAGCAGTGTTCCAGGCCCTGGAG ATGGCAGGCAGACGGGCAGGCCAGGTGTTTCCAGCAGGGGAGCAGGACAGCCCGGAGGAGCAGGTGAAGCCCATGCTGGAGTGGGCTCAAAGCGGGTTCCTGCCCAAAGGCCCAGAGGGAGTCAAACCCACCACCCACAACACAG AGAATGGTTCCCTGGGTTCTCAGGTTCTGGGTGCTGGTCTGTCTGAGTATTTCCCTCCTCCCAAGAGGCAAAAGCCCAGCCTGGGCGGGGCCAAGGCAGGAAGTGAGGAAGTCTGCAGCAGAG AACAAATGGTTCGTGAAGTTTTGAAGGGTGACAGATCTATAGAAG AGTTTTGTCTGTCCTGTGGCAGGACCCCGGTGGAGACCTTTCACCCCCTGTTTGAGGGGGGACTGTGCCAGGCCTGTAAG GATGTGTATTTGGAGACCTCCTACATGTATGACGATGACGGGTACCAGTCCTACTGCACTGTGTGCTGTGGGGGGAGAGAAGTGCTGCTCTGCGGGAACGCCaactgctgcag gtgtttctgtgtggattGCCTGGATGTGCTGGTGGGCTTGGGCTGCTCAGAACAGGCCAGGGCGCTGGATCCCTGGCGCTGTTACATGTGTCAGCCTCCACAGCGCTATGGTGCTCTCGCCCGCCGTCACGACTGGACCCTCAAGCTGCAGGAGTTCTTCATCAGCGACAACGGCCAAGAGTTT GAGAGTGCGAAGATCTACCCTGCTGTCCCCGCTGAGCAGAGACGGCCAATCAGAGTCCTGTCCCTGTTTGATGGCATTGCCACTG gctACCTGGTACTGAAGGATCTAGGTTTTCGGGTGGAGGTGTACATCGCTTCTGAGGTGTGTGAGGACTCCATCTCTGTAGGAGTGGTGCGGCACGAGGGGAGGATCAAGTATGTGCACGACGTGCGAAACATCACAAGGAAGGAT ATCGCAGACTGGGGCCCATTTGACCTGGTGATTGGCGGGAGCCCATGCAATGACCTCTCCATCGTCAATCCCGCCAGGAAGGGCCTGTTTG AGGGCACCGGTCGGCTGTTCTTTGAGTTCTACCGGCTCCTGAATGCCAGCAagcccagggagggagagggccgTCCTTTCTTCTGGCTTTTTGAGAACGTGGTTGCCATGGGGGTCAGCGACAAGAGAGACATCTCCCGCTTCCTGGAG tgCAACCCTGTGATGATCGATGCCATTGAAGTGTCAGCCGCTCACCGAGCCCGGTACTTCTGGGGGAACCTGCCAGGCATGAACAG GCCATTGTGTCCTTCTGGAACTGATAAGCTCCAGCTGCAAGACTGCCTGGAGCACGGCCGCGTGGccaag TTTGAAAAGGTGAGGACCATCACCACACGCTCCAACTCCATAAAGCAGGGCAAAGACCAGCACTTCCCCGTCATCATGAATAGCAAGGAGGACATTTTGTGGTGCACGGAGATGGAAAG GATTTTCGGATTCCCAGTGCATTACACAGATGTGTCCAACATGGGTCGCGGTGCCCGTCAGAAACTTTTGGGTCGTTCCTGGAGCGTGCCCGTCATCCGCCACTTGTTTGCCCCCCTCAAGGACTACTTTGCCTGTGAATAG
- the LOC135237933 gene encoding DNA (cytosine-5)-methyltransferase 3B-like isoform X1, whose translation MCRRKWGRRPSDSRDNDRKQETPPPTQRHRNTSTLCLKPKTEVARFHAVVVSDAVPVEGLGLSESEGHLERTKRNSPLTAAEPPSTPSPKQGQDHVPTDMSVSRRSSRRKRARKSPEREGNWDSYNQNHARISPSPPSVELLEQDSKDSIPSLDSPHSLDSSSSCSSSPTETASQPEYKDSKGFGVGELVWGKIKGFSWWPGIVVTWRVTGKRQATPGMRWLQWFGDGKFSEVSADKLYCITAFPKYFSQASYTRLASYRRAVFQALEMAGRRAGQVFPAGEQDSPEEQVKPMLEWAQSGFLPKGPEGVKPTTHNTENGSLGSQVLGAGLSEYFPPPKRQKPSLGGAKAGSEEVCSREQMVREVLKGDRSIEEFCLSCGRTPVETFHPLFEGGLCQACKDVYLETSYMYDDDGYQSYCTVCCGGREVLLCGNANCCRCFCVDCLDVLVGLGCSEQARALDPWRCYMCQPPQRYGALARRHDWTLKLQEFFISDNGQEFESAKIYPAVPAEQRRPIRVLSLFDGIATGYLVLKDLGFRVEVYIASEVCEDSISVGVVRHEGRIKYVHDVRNITRKDIADWGPFDLVIGGSPCNDLSIVNPARKGLFEGTGRLFFEFYRLLNASKPREGEGRPFFWLFENVVAMGVSDKRDISRFLECNPVMIDAIEVSAAHRARYFWGNLPGMNRPLCPSGTDKLQLQDCLEHGRVAKFEKVRTITTRSNSIKQGKDQHFPVIMNSKEDILWCTEMERIFGFPVHYTDVSNMGRGARQKLLGRSWSVPVIRHLFAPLKDYFACE comes from the exons ATGTGCAGGCGAAAGTGGGGCCGGAGGCCTAGTGACAGCAGAGATAacgacaggaaacaggaaacccccccaccaacccaaagacacagaaacacaagtaCTCTCTGCCTGAAACCCAAGACGGAGGTTGCACGTTTTCAT GCTGTAGTGGTCAGTGACGCAGTGCCAGTGGAGGGTCTGGGCCTGTCAGAGTCAGAGGGGCATCTGGAGAGAACCAAGAGGAACAGCCCCCTTACTGCAGCTGAGCCCCCTTCTACACCCAGCCCCAAACAGGGTCAGGACCACGTGCCTACAG acatgAGTGTGAGTCGGCGTTCCAGCAGAAGGAAGAGAGCCAGGAAAagcccagagagggaggggaactgGGATTCCTACAATCAG AATCATGCCAGGattagcccctcccctccctctgtggagctgctggagcaggACTCAAAGGACTCCATTCCCAGCCTTGACTCCCCCCATAGTCTTGACTCTtcatcctcctgctcctcctccccgaCAGAGACTGCTAGCCAGCCGGAGTACAAG GACAGTAAAGGCTTTGGCGTGGGAGAGCTGGTGTGGGGGAAGATCAAAGGCTTCTCCTGGTGGCCAGGCATAGTAGTGACCTGGCGCGTCACCGGCAAGAGGCAGGCCACGCCCGGCATGCGCTGGCTGCAGTGGTTTGGAGACGGCAAGTTctcagag GTCTCTGCTGATAAGCTGTACTGCATCACTGCATTCCCCAAGTACTTCAGCCAGGCCTCCTACACCAGACTGGCATCCTACCGCAGAGCAGTGTTCCAGGCCCTGGAG ATGGCAGGCAGACGGGCAGGCCAGGTGTTTCCAGCAGGGGAGCAGGACAGCCCGGAGGAGCAGGTGAAGCCCATGCTGGAGTGGGCTCAAAGCGGGTTCCTGCCCAAAGGCCCAGAGGGAGTCAAACCCACCACCCACAACACAG AGAATGGTTCCCTGGGTTCTCAGGTTCTGGGTGCTGGTCTGTCTGAGTATTTCCCTCCTCCCAAGAGGCAAAAGCCCAGCCTGGGCGGGGCCAAGGCAGGAAGTGAGGAAGTCTGCAGCAGAG AACAAATGGTTCGTGAAGTTTTGAAGGGTGACAGATCTATAGAAG AGTTTTGTCTGTCCTGTGGCAGGACCCCGGTGGAGACCTTTCACCCCCTGTTTGAGGGGGGACTGTGCCAGGCCTGTAAG GATGTGTATTTGGAGACCTCCTACATGTATGACGATGACGGGTACCAGTCCTACTGCACTGTGTGCTGTGGGGGGAGAGAAGTGCTGCTCTGCGGGAACGCCaactgctgcag gtgtttctgtgtggattGCCTGGATGTGCTGGTGGGCTTGGGCTGCTCAGAACAGGCCAGGGCGCTGGATCCCTGGCGCTGTTACATGTGTCAGCCTCCACAGCGCTATGGTGCTCTCGCCCGCCGTCACGACTGGACCCTCAAGCTGCAGGAGTTCTTCATCAGCGACAACGGCCAAGAGTTT GAGAGTGCGAAGATCTACCCTGCTGTCCCCGCTGAGCAGAGACGGCCAATCAGAGTCCTGTCCCTGTTTGATGGCATTGCCACTG gctACCTGGTACTGAAGGATCTAGGTTTTCGGGTGGAGGTGTACATCGCTTCTGAGGTGTGTGAGGACTCCATCTCTGTAGGAGTGGTGCGGCACGAGGGGAGGATCAAGTATGTGCACGACGTGCGAAACATCACAAGGAAGGAT ATCGCAGACTGGGGCCCATTTGACCTGGTGATTGGCGGGAGCCCATGCAATGACCTCTCCATCGTCAATCCCGCCAGGAAGGGCCTGTTTG AGGGCACCGGTCGGCTGTTCTTTGAGTTCTACCGGCTCCTGAATGCCAGCAagcccagggagggagagggccgTCCTTTCTTCTGGCTTTTTGAGAACGTGGTTGCCATGGGGGTCAGCGACAAGAGAGACATCTCCCGCTTCCTGGAG tgCAACCCTGTGATGATCGATGCCATTGAAGTGTCAGCCGCTCACCGAGCCCGGTACTTCTGGGGGAACCTGCCAGGCATGAACAG GCCATTGTGTCCTTCTGGAACTGATAAGCTCCAGCTGCAAGACTGCCTGGAGCACGGCCGCGTGGccaag TTTGAAAAGGTGAGGACCATCACCACACGCTCCAACTCCATAAAGCAGGGCAAAGACCAGCACTTCCCCGTCATCATGAATAGCAAGGAGGACATTTTGTGGTGCACGGAGATGGAAAG GATTTTCGGATTCCCAGTGCATTACACAGATGTGTCCAACATGGGTCGCGGTGCCCGTCAGAAACTTTTGGGTCGTTCCTGGAGCGTGCCCGTCATCCGCCACTTGTTTGCCCCCCTCAAGGACTACTTTGCCTGTGAATAG